The Pontibacter pudoricolor genome contains a region encoding:
- the porM gene encoding type IX secretion system motor protein PorM/GldM gives MAGGKETPRQKMIGMMYLVLTALLALQVNSAILLKFQFLDESLLEVNSKTVNDNAGVLTNIKSAVNEGGNRSSDARVLNNAQEIRKQTSDMVNYIRGLRETLVKATGGMNEEIANQYANPSAEDKVAMTMIGAANKKNGSAYELKDKLNAYAKFLKQYNPNMPAQLANDGKEDPVAKNDKSQRNKDFAELNFENTPLVAALAVLSQKENEVLKYEADALQKLATQVGADIIKFEKIFAMARAESKTVAAGTKYKADMFIAASSDAITPTMTFQGKPVKVVDGKGIVEFTAAASNYDAEGNSKQSWKGQIKINQNGRDTVFTVEEDYVVAKPVIQIQSAAVQALYFQCANELNVQVPALGATYDPSFSASGGSAIKGAKKGLVTVIPTAAEVRLSVSSGGNAIGSETFKVRPIPKPEVVALVNGRPVDMKRGVPASSFRQVTLDAIADDGFKQLLPNEARYRVTKWRAFLVRNNRPIDQAEFNSPTANLTNFASKATKGDMVYIEVVDVKRLNYKGQAVDAKTGRDLSWNIPLN, from the coding sequence ATGGCTGGAGGAAAAGAGACACCACGGCAGAAGATGATCGGTATGATGTACCTGGTACTTACCGCACTTCTCGCCCTACAAGTGAACTCTGCTATCCTGTTGAAATTTCAGTTCCTGGACGAAAGTTTACTGGAAGTGAATAGTAAGACAGTGAATGACAATGCAGGAGTTCTAACTAATATAAAGTCTGCCGTTAACGAAGGTGGTAACAGATCATCAGATGCCCGTGTATTAAATAATGCACAGGAGATACGTAAGCAAACATCAGATATGGTAAACTATATCCGTGGCTTGCGTGAGACGCTGGTAAAAGCAACTGGTGGTATGAACGAGGAAATAGCAAATCAGTATGCCAACCCAAGCGCAGAAGATAAAGTTGCTATGACTATGATCGGAGCTGCTAACAAAAAGAATGGATCAGCTTATGAGTTAAAGGATAAGCTTAACGCGTATGCTAAATTCTTAAAGCAGTATAACCCGAATATGCCGGCACAACTGGCAAACGACGGTAAAGAAGATCCTGTTGCTAAAAACGATAAGTCGCAGCGCAACAAAGACTTTGCTGAACTAAACTTCGAAAACACTCCGCTTGTAGCAGCATTAGCTGTTCTTTCTCAGAAAGAAAACGAAGTGCTGAAGTATGAAGCAGATGCATTACAGAAATTAGCTACGCAGGTTGGTGCGGATATCATCAAGTTTGAGAAGATATTTGCAATGGCCCGCGCTGAGTCTAAGACAGTTGCTGCTGGTACAAAGTACAAAGCAGATATGTTTATTGCAGCTTCTTCTGATGCGATTACACCAACTATGACTTTCCAGGGTAAGCCTGTAAAGGTTGTAGATGGAAAAGGTATAGTTGAGTTTACAGCTGCTGCTTCTAACTATGATGCAGAAGGTAACTCTAAGCAATCTTGGAAAGGGCAGATCAAGATCAACCAGAATGGTCGTGATACTGTGTTTACAGTGGAAGAAGACTATGTGGTAGCTAAGCCTGTAATTCAAATACAATCAGCAGCAGTACAGGCACTTTACTTCCAGTGTGCAAATGAACTAAATGTGCAGGTTCCTGCTTTAGGAGCTACGTATGATCCAAGCTTTAGTGCATCTGGTGGTTCAGCTATAAAAGGCGCTAAAAAAGGTTTAGTAACCGTAATACCAACTGCTGCAGAAGTTAGACTTTCAGTAAGCAGCGGCGGTAATGCCATTGGTTCCGAAACATTTAAGGTTCGTCCAATACCTAAACCAGAAGTAGTAGCGTTAGTAAACGGCAGACCAGTAGATATGAAGCGCGGTGTTCCGGCATCATCTTTCAGACAGGTAACGCTGGATGCTATAGCTGACGACGGCTTTAAACAATTATTACCTAATGAAGCGCGTTATAGAGTAACAAAATGGAGAGCATTCCTTGTTAGAAATAACCGCCCGATAGACCAGGCAGAGTTTAACAGCCCAACTGCAAACCTTACAAACTTTGCGTCTAAAGCGACAAAAGGAGATATGGTTTACATTGAAGTGGTAGATGTTAAGCGATTAAACTATAAAGGTCAGGCAGTTGATGCCAAGACCGGAAGAGATTTAAGCTGGAATATCCCATTAAACTAA
- the porK gene encoding T9SS ring complex lipoprotein PorK/GldK — MNKLFKLSSFALAVLLLAGCGLRNRPQGDLVGSDDRPDYNAQQIPYGMVACPGGTFHMGQADQDIAATMANLNKQVTIGAFYMDETEITNNEYRQFMDVIMQDSLEVLGEDWVMAELYPDTTVWVKDFSYHMGDPLMEYYYSHPAFDDYPVVGVDYFAAKYFSKWRSNFKNQANADNGMAPMPSFRLPSEAEWEYASRGGRDMTVYPWGGPYLRNAKGCLLANFKPGRGDYYSDGFSYTAPVAQYFPNDYGLYDMAGNVAEWCEDAYADAYVPITWDLNPVYYDDNEPRKVVRGGSWKDIAYFLETGTRNFEFQDSARSYIGFRNAMVYLGRSSGREFR; from the coding sequence ATGAACAAACTATTTAAGCTGTCTTCCTTCGCTTTGGCGGTGTTGCTGCTTGCAGGTTGCGGATTGAGAAACAGACCGCAGGGAGACCTGGTTGGGTCAGACGACCGTCCTGATTACAATGCACAGCAAATACCTTACGGTATGGTGGCATGTCCGGGCGGAACTTTCCATATGGGGCAGGCAGATCAGGATATTGCTGCAACAATGGCTAACCTGAATAAACAAGTGACGATTGGTGCCTTCTATATGGACGAAACTGAGATCACGAATAATGAATATCGCCAGTTTATGGACGTTATCATGCAGGACTCGCTTGAAGTACTGGGTGAGGACTGGGTAATGGCGGAACTATATCCGGATACAACAGTGTGGGTGAAAGATTTTTCTTACCACATGGGCGATCCGTTAATGGAGTATTACTATTCACATCCTGCATTTGATGATTATCCGGTAGTAGGCGTTGATTATTTTGCTGCTAAGTATTTCTCAAAGTGGCGCTCTAACTTTAAAAACCAGGCAAATGCTGATAATGGCATGGCTCCTATGCCAAGCTTCAGACTTCCTTCTGAAGCAGAATGGGAATATGCCTCACGCGGTGGACGCGATATGACGGTTTATCCTTGGGGTGGTCCGTACCTGCGTAACGCTAAAGGGTGCTTGCTTGCAAACTTTAAGCCAGGCCGTGGTGACTATTATAGCGATGGTTTCTCTTACACAGCTCCTGTAGCACAATACTTCCCGAACGATTATGGTCTGTATGATATGGCAGGCAACGTGGCCGAGTGGTGCGAAGATGCTTATGCCGATGCTTACGTTCCGATCACGTGGGATCTGAACCCGGTATATTATGATGATAATGAGCCTCGCAAAGTAGTTAGAGGTGGTTCATGGAAAGATATTGCCTATTTTCTGGAAACAGGAACGCGTAATTTCGAATTCCAGGATTCAGCTCGTTCTTATATTGGCTTCCGTAACGCGATGGTATACTTAGGCAGATCATCAGGAAGAGAATTCAGATAG
- a CDS encoding PorP/SprF family type IX secretion system membrane protein, which translates to MRKLLPVLVLILLCARDLAAQQQPQFTHYSFNGMQLSPAYAGITNRPEILSIYRYQWLGYDATFDDGGSPQTLLLTAHTPVRLLHGGVGINLMRDKIANTTYTTAALSYAFHIAVGEGKLGLGIQGNMNNIKKGTYRPNDDNDPSVPNNSSDTKYDLGAGIWYESSTFYAGGGVTNLLKAQYEFANTEDGIDDEKKGSLLSENHIYATAGYHLPVSSIFILTPMALLKHDTETFSFDAGAKITYDEKYWAGVNYRHKEAVGALIGLGLFTDNSLRVGYAFDLTIFNKVAKAPTSHEVMISYRLPEPTVRLKPPVRTPRYNFTK; encoded by the coding sequence ATGAGAAAGCTATTACCCGTACTAGTGTTGATTCTGTTATGTGCCCGGGACCTGGCTGCACAGCAGCAGCCGCAGTTCACACACTACAGCTTTAACGGCATGCAGCTAAGTCCTGCTTATGCGGGTATAACTAACCGGCCGGAAATACTTTCGATATACAGGTACCAGTGGTTAGGCTACGATGCCACATTTGATGATGGCGGATCACCTCAGACACTTTTGCTTACAGCACATACACCTGTTAGGCTGCTGCATGGCGGTGTAGGTATAAATCTGATGCGGGATAAAATTGCAAACACGACCTATACAACGGCGGCACTTTCGTATGCCTTTCATATAGCCGTGGGCGAAGGAAAGCTGGGGCTGGGTATACAGGGAAATATGAACAATATCAAGAAAGGCACTTACAGGCCTAACGATGATAACGATCCGAGTGTGCCTAACAACAGTTCAGATACAAAATATGACCTTGGAGCCGGGATATGGTACGAATCAAGCACTTTTTATGCAGGCGGAGGTGTAACCAATCTGCTAAAAGCACAGTATGAGTTTGCGAACACAGAGGATGGGATAGATGATGAAAAGAAAGGCAGCCTGCTAAGTGAAAATCATATTTACGCTACTGCCGGGTATCATCTGCCAGTTTCAAGTATATTTATACTTACACCGATGGCGCTCCTCAAGCACGACACCGAAACTTTTTCGTTTGACGCAGGCGCAAAAATTACCTACGACGAAAAATATTGGGCCGGAGTGAACTACAGACATAAAGAAGCTGTTGGAGCGCTAATTGGGTTGGGTTTATTTACAGATAATTCATTAAGAGTAGGATACGCATTTGACTTAACAATATTCAATAAAGTTGCCAAGGCGCCAACATCACACGAAGTGATGATTTCTTACAGGCTTCCCGAGCCTACAGTGCGTTTAAAACCGCCGGTAAGAACACCAAGGTATAACTTCACTAAATAA
- a CDS encoding penicillin-binding protein 1A, whose protein sequence is MTTRQKTITPEKTVFPKVITTLWLLFAGGFVAFIIYVYAVSVNFLNLFGELPNLRTLENPKSELASELYSADNKLLGKYFRENRSPVDYEELPENLINALVATEDIRFEEHSGIDAEAMARVAAGILTGNRKGGGSTLTQQVAKNLFDTRSDELNNGVLNDVPGLGMLILKTKEWIMAVKLERNYTKREIMTMYLNTVDFGSNAFGIKVAARTFFNKKPEDLQVQESAVLVGLLKAPTAFSPKFNPENSKGRRNVVLSQMVKYGYLPEEEYNQLKEKDIKLDYRVENQNIGLAPYFRTEAAKFLLQWARENGYDLYADGLKIYTTIDSRMQEYAEQAVAKHMAAQQKLFFEHWKGRNPWVDRNNKEIKGFAEQAIKRSDRYRKLNERFDGNQDSINYYLNKKIPMKVFTWNGEEERMMSPMDSLKYYKHFLQTGFMAMEPQTGHIKAWVGGINYKHFKYDHVKQGARQPGSTFKPFLYTAAIENGYYPCYEVIDAQVCIPLPDGNMWCPNNADNKFSGEKFTLRKALAESVNAISAFLVNKLGAETLVKTAKRMGISTPLDPTPSLALGTSDVTLFDMVGAYGTFVNGGTWVEPNYITRIEDKHGNVLKVFAPKTVEALSEETAYMMVYMLKAAAEPGGTAYYGLRHRNGLKNEIAAKTGTTQNQSDGWFMGLTPNLVTGTWVGGEDRSIHFRTIALGQGNKTAMPIYGDFMQRVYADKTLDVSKDAFPKPLTPLSVELDCAKYNSSGVPMDSAQQDEFLLMPTEIDLDAEI, encoded by the coding sequence ATGACTACGCGTCAAAAGACCATTACACCAGAGAAAACGGTTTTCCCGAAAGTAATAACCACCCTTTGGCTGCTGTTTGCCGGCGGCTTTGTGGCGTTCATAATTTACGTTTATGCAGTCAGCGTTAACTTCCTGAACCTGTTTGGTGAGTTGCCTAACCTGCGCACCCTCGAAAACCCTAAAAGCGAACTGGCATCAGAACTATATTCAGCTGATAATAAACTGCTGGGTAAGTATTTCCGTGAGAACCGCTCGCCGGTAGACTACGAAGAACTGCCTGAGAACCTAATTAATGCCCTTGTCGCAACAGAGGATATCCGTTTTGAAGAACACTCCGGTATAGATGCCGAAGCCATGGCCCGTGTGGCAGCAGGCATCTTAACAGGCAACCGAAAGGGTGGTGGTAGTACGTTAACACAGCAGGTAGCCAAAAACCTGTTCGATACGCGTAGCGACGAGCTTAACAACGGCGTGCTTAATGACGTGCCGGGGCTTGGCATGCTCATCCTGAAAACAAAGGAATGGATAATGGCCGTGAAGCTGGAGCGTAACTATACCAAGCGCGAGATCATGACGATGTACCTGAACACGGTCGATTTCGGATCGAATGCGTTTGGTATTAAAGTAGCTGCCAGAACTTTTTTTAACAAGAAGCCGGAAGACCTGCAAGTGCAGGAATCGGCTGTGCTGGTGGGCTTGCTGAAAGCGCCGACTGCCTTCAGCCCTAAGTTTAACCCTGAAAATTCGAAAGGCCGCCGAAATGTAGTACTCTCTCAAATGGTAAAGTATGGCTACTTACCGGAGGAAGAATATAACCAGCTGAAAGAAAAAGACATTAAGCTGGATTACCGCGTAGAGAATCAGAACATCGGCCTGGCACCTTATTTCCGTACCGAAGCTGCCAAGTTTTTATTGCAATGGGCTCGCGAAAATGGCTATGACCTGTATGCTGATGGCTTAAAGATCTATACAACTATAGACTCGCGCATGCAGGAGTATGCCGAGCAGGCTGTTGCAAAACACATGGCGGCACAGCAAAAGCTTTTCTTTGAGCACTGGAAAGGCCGCAACCCCTGGGTTGACCGCAATAACAAAGAAATTAAAGGTTTTGCTGAACAAGCTATTAAACGCAGCGACCGCTACCGTAAACTAAATGAGCGGTTTGACGGCAATCAGGACTCTATCAACTATTACCTGAACAAGAAAATACCGATGAAGGTGTTTACGTGGAATGGTGAAGAAGAGCGTATGATGAGCCCGATGGACTCGCTGAAGTACTATAAACACTTCCTGCAGACTGGTTTTATGGCTATGGAACCGCAAACTGGTCACATTAAAGCATGGGTAGGCGGTATCAACTATAAGCACTTTAAATACGACCACGTGAAGCAGGGCGCACGCCAGCCGGGTTCTACGTTTAAGCCGTTCCTTTACACAGCCGCTATCGAAAACGGCTATTATCCGTGCTACGAGGTGATAGATGCGCAGGTATGTATCCCGCTGCCAGATGGCAATATGTGGTGTCCGAACAACGCTGACAATAAATTCTCCGGTGAGAAATTCACCTTACGCAAAGCCCTTGCTGAGTCTGTGAACGCTATCTCTGCTTTCCTGGTAAATAAACTGGGAGCTGAAACGTTGGTTAAAACAGCCAAGCGCATGGGAATTTCTACTCCATTGGATCCTACTCCTTCGTTAGCTCTTGGCACCAGCGATGTTACCTTGTTTGATATGGTTGGCGCTTACGGCACATTTGTAAATGGTGGAACCTGGGTTGAGCCGAACTATATTACCAGGATAGAAGACAAGCATGGCAACGTGTTAAAAGTATTTGCTCCTAAAACTGTGGAAGCCCTTAGTGAAGAAACAGCCTATATGATGGTATATATGCTGAAAGCTGCTGCCGAGCCGGGTGGTACTGCCTACTACGGTTTACGTCACCGCAATGGCCTGAAGAACGAGATAGCCGCCAAAACCGGTACCACTCAGAACCAGTCGGACGGTTGGTTTATGGGCCTTACTCCGAACCTTGTAACAGGCACCTGGGTTGGTGGCGAAGATCGCTCTATCCACTTCAGAACTATAGCACTGGGGCAGGGTAACAAAACGGCCATGCCAATTTATGGGGATTTCATGCAGCGGGTTTATGCTGATAAAACACTGGATGTTTCTAAAGACGCTTTCCCTAAACCTTTAACGCCTTTATCTGTAGAATTAGACTGTGCGAAGTACAATAGCAGTGGTGTGCCGATGGATTCGGCGCAGCAGGATGAGTTCCTGTTAATGCCAACTGAAATTGATTTGGATGCTGAGATCTAA
- the uvrC gene encoding excinuclease ABC subunit UvrC — MPANEKLKETISHLPHKPGIYKFFDEKGIIYVGKAVDIRKRVSSYFNRSAQHNKKTLKLVSQIKDIEFTIVDTEADAFLLENNLIKQYQPKYNILLKDGKTYPYICIVNERFPRVISTRNKINDGSRYFGPYPSGTTMHVVLDLIRTLYPLRTCTYNLSPENIAAGKFKVCLEYHIGNCKGPCEALVDETTYNHYISQIRSILSGNLTIAKNYFKEHMAAAAAEFQFELAHQYKQKLDMLEDFQVKSTVVSNTLTNIDVFTITSNEQCAFLNYLKVMNGSIILTQSLEIQKKLDEADEDILASVIVQLRQEFESTSREVIANIEVSLPLDNITVTYPQIGDKRKLLNLSLKNAMYLRKEREGRQEKNREMSDQREIRVLETMKKDLRLTELPRHIECFDNSNFQGDNPVASMVCFKNGRPSKKDYRHFNIKTVVGPNDFESMYEIVTRRYRRLLDETQPLPQLIIIDGGKGQLSFAVKALKDLDIWGKVAIVGIAKRLEEIFYPGDNLPLYIDKKSESLRLIQRIRDEAHRFAITFHRSKRDAGTLKTELTDIKGIGPVISDQLLNKYRSVKKLRELTLAELTTEIGKAKATILYNYLHKPEQL; from the coding sequence ATGCCTGCTAACGAGAAGCTGAAAGAAACTATATCGCACCTGCCGCACAAGCCCGGCATCTACAAGTTCTTTGACGAGAAAGGCATTATCTATGTTGGTAAAGCGGTTGATATAAGAAAGCGCGTAAGCTCTTATTTCAACCGCTCAGCCCAGCACAATAAAAAAACGCTGAAGCTTGTCTCCCAGATCAAAGACATTGAGTTTACTATAGTTGATACCGAAGCCGATGCATTCCTGCTGGAGAATAACCTCATCAAGCAGTATCAGCCTAAATACAACATTCTGTTAAAAGACGGAAAGACCTATCCTTATATCTGTATAGTTAATGAGCGCTTTCCGCGTGTCATCAGTACCCGTAATAAGATAAACGACGGTTCCCGTTATTTTGGCCCTTATCCCAGCGGCACCACCATGCACGTTGTGCTCGACCTGATCCGCACGCTTTATCCGTTACGCACCTGTACTTACAACCTGTCGCCTGAAAACATTGCTGCCGGCAAGTTTAAAGTTTGCCTGGAGTATCACATCGGTAATTGTAAAGGCCCCTGCGAAGCGCTGGTGGATGAGACAACCTACAACCATTACATTTCGCAGATCAGGAGCATTCTTTCAGGTAACTTAACTATAGCTAAGAACTACTTTAAAGAGCACATGGCAGCTGCGGCGGCCGAATTTCAGTTTGAACTGGCACACCAGTACAAGCAGAAGCTCGATATGCTTGAAGATTTCCAGGTAAAATCGACGGTTGTCAGCAATACGCTTACTAATATCGATGTCTTCACGATTACGTCTAACGAGCAATGTGCCTTTCTGAACTATCTGAAAGTGATGAATGGCTCGATCATTCTGACACAATCGCTGGAGATTCAAAAGAAGCTGGATGAGGCTGATGAAGATATTTTAGCTTCTGTTATAGTTCAGTTGCGCCAGGAGTTTGAGAGTACCTCTCGTGAGGTTATTGCAAACATAGAAGTTTCTCTCCCCTTGGATAATATTACTGTTACTTACCCACAGATAGGAGACAAGCGAAAGTTGCTCAATCTTTCCCTGAAGAATGCCATGTACCTGCGCAAAGAGCGCGAAGGGCGGCAGGAAAAGAACCGTGAAATGAGTGATCAGCGCGAAATAAGAGTGCTGGAAACGATGAAAAAGGATTTACGCCTTACCGAGCTTCCCCGCCATATTGAGTGTTTCGATAACTCCAACTTCCAGGGCGATAACCCGGTGGCCTCTATGGTCTGTTTTAAGAATGGCAGGCCAAGTAAGAAGGACTACAGGCATTTCAACATTAAAACGGTAGTTGGCCCCAACGACTTTGAATCGATGTACGAGATTGTTACGCGGCGCTACAGGAGGTTATTAGATGAGACCCAACCTTTACCGCAACTTATCATTATAGATGGTGGTAAAGGGCAGCTTAGCTTTGCTGTTAAGGCACTGAAAGATCTGGACATCTGGGGTAAAGTGGCTATAGTTGGCATTGCTAAACGCCTGGAAGAAATTTTCTACCCGGGTGATAACCTGCCGCTGTACATTGATAAAAAATCTGAATCGCTCCGCCTGATCCAGCGCATCCGCGATGAAGCGCACCGTTTCGCTATTACTTTCCATCGCAGTAAACGTGATGCGGGCACTTTAAAAACCGAACTGACGGATATAAAAGGGATAGGTCCTGTTATTTCTGATCAACTCTTAAACAAATACAGGTCTGTAAAAAAACTGCGCGAACTTACCCTTGCAGAGCTAACTACAGAAATAGGTAAAGCAAAAGCAACTATTCTTTATAATTACCTCCATAAGCCTGAACAACTATAG
- the porN gene encoding type IX secretion system ring subunit PorN/GldN: protein MKLVKAFGVAAGILLSVGAMAQQVSTTATSSASARPIPEHDILFKKTVWRKIDLREKQNQPMFSQNRQITKIIIDAVKSGELTPYKTDSVNTPITREEFVGNMTPQAAGSELSEEEIAAGLGKQEEEDPWANVAGVEKAETAGPISNEFFPKDLYLLEIKEDVVFDKKRSRMYHDIQTVSLIVPSTLSSRGFEEPIATFKMSDLVRVFRNNPETAIWYNAQNTAQHKNLADAFDLWLFSSYITKISNAGDRSLADQFGGGQKGLLAAQDAAEALIEYEYSLWSY, encoded by the coding sequence ATGAAATTAGTAAAAGCATTTGGTGTAGCAGCAGGAATACTCCTGTCAGTAGGTGCTATGGCACAACAGGTTTCAACAACTGCTACAAGCAGTGCATCTGCAAGACCAATTCCTGAGCATGATATTCTCTTCAAGAAAACAGTTTGGCGTAAAATAGACCTGCGTGAAAAGCAGAATCAGCCAATGTTCTCGCAGAACAGACAGATTACGAAGATCATAATTGATGCTGTAAAAAGTGGAGAGTTAACGCCATACAAGACTGACTCAGTAAATACACCAATTACAAGAGAAGAATTTGTAGGTAACATGACTCCTCAGGCTGCCGGAAGTGAACTGAGCGAAGAAGAGATTGCAGCAGGTTTAGGTAAGCAGGAAGAAGAAGATCCGTGGGCAAACGTTGCCGGTGTTGAAAAAGCAGAAACTGCTGGCCCAATTAGCAACGAGTTTTTCCCTAAAGATCTTTACTTGCTGGAAATCAAAGAAGATGTAGTGTTTGATAAGAAGCGCTCCAGAATGTATCATGATATCCAGACTGTTTCGTTAATTGTTCCTTCAACTTTAAGCTCACGTGGTTTTGAAGAGCCGATAGCAACATTTAAAATGAGCGATCTGGTACGCGTGTTCCGTAACAACCCTGAAACGGCCATATGGTACAACGCACAAAATACGGCACAGCATAAAAACTTAGCCGATGCATTTGACCTGTGGTTATTCAGTTCTTATATCACCAAGATCTCTAATGCTGGCGACAGATCGTTAGCAGACCAGTTTGGTGGTGGACAGAAAGGTTTATTAGCCGCTCAGGATGCTGCAGAAGCACTTATAGAGTACGAATACAGCCTTTGGAGCTACTAA
- the porL gene encoding type IX secretion system motor protein PorL/GldL, with amino-acid sequence MSNAKQRSFVYDVLMPKVYGIGAAVVIVGALFKIMHWPLADVMLIAGLSTEAIIFFLSAFQPQPHDPDWAKVYPQLADDYTGDALVPATAGVSGGNGLTRKLDDMLLDANITPETINSLGLGLNRLSETAAQMADVSQAASATSDYTLRIREASGSLDKMNVAYATTAEALAQMAGSTVDAKEYHQQIQGMTRNLGALNAVYEMELQDANNHLKAMNKFYGNLSMAMENLTDASKDTEQFKQEVSKLTQNLHSLNNVYGNMLTAMRG; translated from the coding sequence ATGAGTAACGCTAAACAACGCAGCTTTGTATACGACGTCCTGATGCCAAAAGTATATGGTATTGGTGCCGCAGTCGTTATCGTTGGAGCACTTTTCAAAATCATGCACTGGCCTCTTGCAGACGTGATGCTGATTGCAGGTCTTAGTACTGAGGCTATTATTTTCTTCCTGAGTGCTTTCCAGCCGCAACCGCATGATCCGGATTGGGCAAAAGTGTATCCTCAGCTTGCTGATGACTATACAGGTGATGCACTTGTACCTGCAACTGCAGGTGTATCAGGCGGAAACGGTCTGACCCGCAAACTGGATGATATGCTGCTTGATGCAAACATTACTCCGGAAACTATAAACTCTTTAGGTCTAGGCCTGAACAGACTGAGCGAAACTGCTGCTCAGATGGCAGACGTTAGCCAGGCAGCTTCAGCTACATCAGACTATACGCTAAGAATCAGAGAAGCATCCGGCTCATTAGATAAAATGAATGTTGCTTATGCTACAACAGCTGAAGCCCTGGCCCAGATGGCAGGCTCAACTGTAGATGCAAAAGAATACCACCAGCAGATACAAGGCATGACCAGAAACCTTGGTGCACTGAACGCAGTGTACGAAATGGAACTACAAGACGCTAACAACCACCTGAAGGCGATGAACAAGTTCTATGGTAACCTGAGCATGGCTATGGAAAATTTAACTGATGCCAGCAAAGATACAGAGCAATTCAAGCAGGAAGTTTCGAAGCTTACGCAGAATCTACACTCACTTAACAATGTGTATGGTAACATGCTGACAGCTATGAGAGGTTAA